The following coding sequences lie in one Canis lupus familiaris isolate Mischka breed German Shepherd chromosome 34, alternate assembly UU_Cfam_GSD_1.0, whole genome shotgun sequence genomic window:
- the LOC100856260 gene encoding 5-hydroxytryptamine receptor 3E isoform X2 has product MEGSWFHKNRFPFFLVLSLLLQGKGSTFIINCSGFGQHGVYPTVLDSAFDRKAFRPVTNFSIPTLVNISFTMSAILDVVWDNPFIRWNPEECEGITKISVATKNLWLPDIFIVEFMDIDKTPKDLTAYVSNEGRIRYKKPMKVTSICNLDIFYFPFDQQNCTLTFSSFLYTVENMLLGMEKEVWEIADTSRDIVQTHGEWELLGINKATPKMSLGTSLYDQIMFYVAIRRRPRLYIINLLVPSGFLIAIDALSFYLPAESGNRAPFKITLLLGYKVFLLMMNDLLPTSGTPLISVYFALCLSLMVVSLLETIFITYLLHLATTQPPPMPRWLHSLLLYWANPRTCCPTAPQKINKGIGLPPAHLPGVKEPVELVRKVSGPREAELNGCPESTRAQQEDEAQRQHLVNLWVQFSHMMDTLLFRLYLLFMATSVVTVIVLWNI; this is encoded by the exons ATGGAAGGAAGCTGGTTCCACAAAAACAGATTCCCCTTCTTCCTTGTCCTCAGTCTTCTACTTCAAG GAAAGGGCAGTACCTTCATCATCAACTGCTCAGGGTTTGGCCAGCATGGGGTGTACCCCACTGTTCTGGATTCAGCGTTTGACAGGAAGGCTTTCCGTCCAGTCACCAACTTCAGCATCCCCACTCTAGTCAATATCTCCTTCACTATGTCTGCCATCCTAGATGTG GTCTGGGATAACCCATTTATCAGATGGAACCCAGAAGAGTGTGAGGGCATCACGAAGATCAGTGTGGCAACCAAGAACCTATGGCTCCCAGACATTTTCATCGTTGAGTT TATGGATATAGATAAAACCCCAAAAGATCTCACAGCATACGTAAGTAATGAAGGTCGCATCAGATATAAGAAACCCATGAAGGTGACCAGCATCTGTAACCTGGACATCTTCTACTTCCCTTTTGACCAGCAGAACTGCACACTCACCTTCAGCTCATTTCTCTACACAG TGGAGAACATGTTACTGGGCATGGAGAAAGAAGTGTGGGAAATAGCAGACACGTCCCGGGACATCGTTCAAACACATGGAGAGTGGGAGCTCCTGGGCATCAACAAGGCCACCCCAAAGATGTCCCTGGGCACTAGCCTATATGATCAGATCATGTTCTAT GTGGCCATCAGGCGCAGGCCCAGACTCTACATCATAAACCTTTTAGTGCCCAGTGGCTTCCTGATTGCCATCGATGCCCTCAGCTTCTACCTGCCAGCAGAAAGTGGAAATCGTGCTCCATTCAAGATAACTCTTCTGCTGGGCTACAAAGTCTTCCTGCTCATGATGAATGACTTACTCCCCACCAGTGGCACTCCTCTTATCA GTGTCTACTTTGCCCTGTGTCTGTCCCTGATGGTGGTCAGCCTGCTGGAGACCATTTTCATCACCTACCTGCTGCACCTGGCCaccacccagcccccacccatGCCTCGGTGGCTCCACTCTCTGCTCCTCTACTGGGCCAACCCAAGGACATGTTGCCCCACTGCACCCCAGAAGATAAATAAAGGCATAGGCCTCCCCCCTGCCCATCTGCCTG GTGTGAAGGAGCCTGTGGAGTTGGTGAGAAAGGTGTCAGGTCCCAGAGAGGCAGAGTTAAATGGGTGTCCTGAGTCCACAAGGGCCCAGCAGGAAGATGAAGCTCAGAGGCAGCACTTGGTCAACTTGTGGGTGCAGTTCAGCCACATGATGGACACCCTGCTCTTCCGCCTCTACTTGCTCTTCATGGCAACCTCTGTGGTCACAGTCATTGTCCTCTGGAACATCTAG
- the LOC100856260 gene encoding 5-hydroxytryptamine receptor 3E isoform X1, which yields MEGSWFHKNRFPFFLVLSLLLQGKGSTFIINCSGFGQHGVYPTVLDSAFDRKAFRPVTNFSIPTLVNISFTMSAILDVDEQLQLLSSFLWLEMVWDNPFIRWNPEECEGITKISVATKNLWLPDIFIVEFMDIDKTPKDLTAYVSNEGRIRYKKPMKVTSICNLDIFYFPFDQQNCTLTFSSFLYTVENMLLGMEKEVWEIADTSRDIVQTHGEWELLGINKATPKMSLGTSLYDQIMFYVAIRRRPRLYIINLLVPSGFLIAIDALSFYLPAESGNRAPFKITLLLGYKVFLLMMNDLLPTSGTPLISVYFALCLSLMVVSLLETIFITYLLHLATTQPPPMPRWLHSLLLYWANPRTCCPTAPQKINKGIGLPPAHLPGVKEPVELVRKVSGPREAELNGCPESTRAQQEDEAQRQHLVNLWVQFSHMMDTLLFRLYLLFMATSVVTVIVLWNI from the exons ATGGAAGGAAGCTGGTTCCACAAAAACAGATTCCCCTTCTTCCTTGTCCTCAGTCTTCTACTTCAAG GAAAGGGCAGTACCTTCATCATCAACTGCTCAGGGTTTGGCCAGCATGGGGTGTACCCCACTGTTCTGGATTCAGCGTTTGACAGGAAGGCTTTCCGTCCAGTCACCAACTTCAGCATCCCCACTCTAGTCAATATCTCCTTCACTATGTCTGCCATCCTAGATGTG GATGAACAACTACAGCTCTTGTCATCATTCCTGTGGCTGGAAATG GTCTGGGATAACCCATTTATCAGATGGAACCCAGAAGAGTGTGAGGGCATCACGAAGATCAGTGTGGCAACCAAGAACCTATGGCTCCCAGACATTTTCATCGTTGAGTT TATGGATATAGATAAAACCCCAAAAGATCTCACAGCATACGTAAGTAATGAAGGTCGCATCAGATATAAGAAACCCATGAAGGTGACCAGCATCTGTAACCTGGACATCTTCTACTTCCCTTTTGACCAGCAGAACTGCACACTCACCTTCAGCTCATTTCTCTACACAG TGGAGAACATGTTACTGGGCATGGAGAAAGAAGTGTGGGAAATAGCAGACACGTCCCGGGACATCGTTCAAACACATGGAGAGTGGGAGCTCCTGGGCATCAACAAGGCCACCCCAAAGATGTCCCTGGGCACTAGCCTATATGATCAGATCATGTTCTAT GTGGCCATCAGGCGCAGGCCCAGACTCTACATCATAAACCTTTTAGTGCCCAGTGGCTTCCTGATTGCCATCGATGCCCTCAGCTTCTACCTGCCAGCAGAAAGTGGAAATCGTGCTCCATTCAAGATAACTCTTCTGCTGGGCTACAAAGTCTTCCTGCTCATGATGAATGACTTACTCCCCACCAGTGGCACTCCTCTTATCA GTGTCTACTTTGCCCTGTGTCTGTCCCTGATGGTGGTCAGCCTGCTGGAGACCATTTTCATCACCTACCTGCTGCACCTGGCCaccacccagcccccacccatGCCTCGGTGGCTCCACTCTCTGCTCCTCTACTGGGCCAACCCAAGGACATGTTGCCCCACTGCACCCCAGAAGATAAATAAAGGCATAGGCCTCCCCCCTGCCCATCTGCCTG GTGTGAAGGAGCCTGTGGAGTTGGTGAGAAAGGTGTCAGGTCCCAGAGAGGCAGAGTTAAATGGGTGTCCTGAGTCCACAAGGGCCCAGCAGGAAGATGAAGCTCAGAGGCAGCACTTGGTCAACTTGTGGGTGCAGTTCAGCCACATGATGGACACCCTGCTCTTCCGCCTCTACTTGCTCTTCATGGCAACCTCTGTGGTCACAGTCATTGTCCTCTGGAACATCTAG
- the LOC488101 gene encoding 5-hydroxytryptamine receptor 3C-like → MEGGWPFEGGFLLCLTVSLLLPGRSSTFTINCSGFDKYGVDPAVFQTIFNQKDFRPVINYSIPTQVNISFILSAILEVDEQLQLLTSFLWLKLVWNNPFISWDPEECGAISKLTVTTENLWLPDIFIVESMDVDQTPEGLSAYVTSDGHIVYNKPMRVTSICSLDIFYFPFDQQNCTLTFSSFLYTVENMLLGMAKEVWEIADTSRDIVRTEGEWELLGITKATPKMSVGSSLFDQIMFYVAIRRRPNLYIINLLVPSSFLIAIDALSFYLPAESENRAPFKITLLLGYNVFLLMMNKLLPASGTPLISVYFALCLSLMVVSLLETIFITYLLHLATTRPPAMPRWLHSLLLSWASPRTCCPTKLWKENMGPGLTPPHLPGPKDPGQLVGKELAPREAELSGDSGLTSTQLAGLWVQFSHMMDTFLFRLYLLFLASSIIVVIVLWNT, encoded by the exons ATGGAAGGGGGGTGGCCTTTTGAGGGGGGATTCCTGCTCTGCCTCACTGTCAGCCTTCTGCTTCCAG GAAGGTCAAGCACTTTCACCATCAATTGCTCAGGCTTTGACAAGTATGGGGTGGACCCTGCTGTCTTCCAGACTATATTTAACCAGAAGGACTTCCGTCCAGTCATCAACTACAGCATCCCCACTCAAGTCAATATCTCCTTCATTTTGTCTGCCATCCTGGAAGTG GATGAACAACTCCAGCTGCTCACATCATTTCTGTGGTTAAAGTTG GTCTGGAATAACCCGTTCATCAGCTGGGATCCAGAAGAATGTGGAGCTATCAGTAAACTCACTGTGACGACTGAGAACCTGTGGCTCCCAGACATCTTTATCGTGGAATC CATGGATGTGGATCAGACCCCAGAAGGCCTCTCTGCATATGTGACTAGTGACGGTCACATTGTATATAACAAACCAATGCGGGTGACCAGCATCTGTAGCCTGGACATTTTCTACTTCCCCTTTGACCAGCAAAACTGCACCCTCACCTTCAGCTCTTTCCTCTATACAG TGGAAAACATGTTACTGGGCATGGCAAAGGAAGTGTGGGAGATAGCAGACACTTCACGTGACATTGTCCGTACAGAAGGGGAGTGGGAGCTCCTGGGCATCACCAAGGCCACGCCGAAGATGTCTGTGGGCTCCAGTCTTTTTGACCAGATCATGTTCTAT gtGGCCATCAGGCGCAGGCCCAACCTCTACATCATAAACCTTCTGGTGCCCAGTAGCTTCCTGATTGCCATCGACGCCCTCAGCTTCTACCTGCCGGCAGAAAGCGAGAACCGTGCCCCATTCAAGATAACCCTTCTGCTGGGCTACAACGTCTTCCTGCTCATGATGAATAAACTACTTCCTGCTAGTGGCACCCCCCTCATCA GTGTCTACTTTGCCCTGTGTCTGTCCCTGATGGTGGTTAGCCTGCTGGAGACCATCTTCATCACCTACCTGCTGCACCTGGCCACCACCCGGCCCCCAGCCATGCCTCGGTGGCTCcattctctgctcctctcctgggcCAGCCCAAGGACATGCTGCCCCACCAAGCTCTGGAAGGAGAATATGGGCCCAGGCCTCACGCCCCCTCACCTGCCCG GACCGAAGGATCCGGGGCAGTTGGTAGGGAAGGAGCTGGCacccagggaggcagagctgagcGGGGACTCAGGACTGACAAGCACTCAACTAGCTGGCCTGTGGGTGCAGTTCAGCCATATGATGGACACCTTCCTCTTCCGCCTCTACCTGCTCTTCTTGGCCTCCTCCATCATCGTGGTCATCGTCCTCTGGAACACGTAG